The Geomonas ferrireducens genome includes a window with the following:
- the bioD gene encoding dethiobiotin synthase yields the protein MSAKSIFITGTDTGVGKTIASATIAMLLRRLGHSVGVMKPVTSGCIERDGKLISEDAELLCFGAGVPLTPDCTPYLLRAPLAPSVSASQDGVRINFQVIKEAYDRLAQKHEFVIVEGAGGLMVPLAGGLLVADLALHLGLPIAVVARPNLGTINHTLLTTFTARTMGLNVKGVIVNRYPDTPDQAESYAPHMIDSLSGSQLLGLFPDIQGADERETVTRVTDHLLQQPATGIMLREMFD from the coding sequence ATGTCAGCAAAAAGCATCTTCATCACCGGCACCGATACCGGTGTGGGAAAAACCATCGCGTCGGCGACCATCGCCATGCTGCTCAGGAGGCTGGGACACAGCGTCGGCGTCATGAAGCCGGTAACGAGCGGCTGCATCGAGCGGGACGGAAAGCTAATCTCCGAGGACGCCGAGCTCCTCTGCTTCGGAGCCGGCGTGCCGTTGACGCCCGACTGCACCCCTTACCTACTCAGAGCGCCCCTCGCCCCTTCGGTCTCGGCCAGCCAGGACGGCGTCCGCATCAACTTCCAGGTGATCAAGGAGGCCTACGACCGGCTCGCCCAGAAGCACGAGTTCGTCATTGTCGAAGGGGCCGGCGGGCTCATGGTACCCCTTGCAGGCGGGCTTCTTGTCGCCGACCTCGCCCTGCACCTGGGGCTTCCCATCGCGGTGGTGGCGCGCCCGAATCTCGGCACCATCAACCACACCCTGCTCACCACCTTCACCGCACGCACCATGGGGCTGAATGTGAAGGGGGTCATCGTGAACCGCTACCCGGACACCCCCGACCAGGCCGAGTCCTACGCGCCGCACATGATCGATTCCCTTTCCGGCTCGCAACTCCTCGGCCTCTTCCCGGACATCCAGGGAGCCGACGAGCGCGAGACGGTGACCCGCGTCACCGATCACCTGCTGCAGCAACCGGCAACCGGGATCATGCTGCGCGAGATGTTTGACTAA
- the bioB gene encoding biotin synthase BioB — MEKLIAEIAQRIIAGGSITPEEAVRLTEVEGSAIYDLFRAATRVKEHFVGNEIHLCSIINAKSGRCAENCAFCAQSSHHSTDAPVYPLVQEDQIVECAKTAETNGSACFGIITSGTTVKGQELEQILAALRRIRKETTILPSCSLGIIDEETALKLKDAGMDTYHHNLETAESFFPNICTTHEYREDVETVRAVKKAGVTVCSGGIFGMGESAAQRVEMAFTLKELDVDSVPMNFLNPIDGTRLEGAALISAMECLKTIAVYRLILPEKRITICGGREKNLRDLQSWIFFAGANGTMIGNYLTTLGRNVDTDLTMFSDLGLTTVMCAH; from the coding sequence ATGGAAAAATTAATCGCTGAAATTGCACAAAGGATCATCGCCGGTGGCTCCATCACACCCGAGGAGGCCGTCCGCCTCACCGAGGTCGAGGGCTCGGCAATATACGACCTGTTCCGCGCCGCCACCCGCGTCAAGGAACACTTCGTCGGCAACGAAATACATCTTTGTTCCATCATCAACGCGAAGTCCGGACGCTGCGCCGAGAACTGCGCCTTCTGCGCCCAGTCCTCGCACCACTCAACCGACGCGCCGGTCTACCCGCTGGTACAGGAGGATCAGATCGTTGAATGCGCCAAGACGGCAGAGACCAACGGCTCCGCCTGTTTCGGCATCATCACGAGCGGCACCACGGTGAAAGGGCAGGAACTGGAGCAGATCCTCGCCGCGCTGCGCCGCATCCGCAAGGAAACCACCATCCTCCCCTCCTGCTCGCTCGGGATCATCGACGAGGAGACCGCGCTCAAGCTGAAGGATGCCGGGATGGATACCTACCATCACAACCTCGAGACCGCAGAGAGCTTTTTCCCAAATATCTGCACCACGCACGAGTACCGCGAGGACGTGGAAACGGTTCGCGCCGTGAAAAAGGCTGGCGTCACGGTCTGCTCGGGTGGGATCTTCGGCATGGGTGAAAGCGCGGCACAGCGCGTCGAGATGGCCTTCACGCTGAAGGAGCTCGACGTCGACTCGGTGCCGATGAACTTCCTGAACCCGATCGATGGGACCCGTCTCGAGGGGGCCGCCCTCATCAGCGCCATGGAGTGTCTGAAGACCATCGCCGTGTACCGCCTGATCCTGCCGGAGAAGCGCATCACCATCTGTGGAGGCAGGGAGAAGAACCTGCGCGACCTGCAGTCCTGGATTTTCTTCGCCGGCGCCAACGGCACCATGATCGGCAACTACCTCACCACGCTCGGGCGCAACGTCGATACCGACCTGACCATGTTCAGCGATCTCGGCCTCACCACGGTGATGTGCGCGCACTAG
- the epmA gene encoding EF-P lysine aminoacylase EpmA has protein sequence MPGSWPLARRSQALAQRGAIFNRIRMFFHEKGYLEVETPFRIPAPAPEAQIDAIPSDGWFLQTSPELCMKRLLAAGYPRIFQICRCWRDGERGSRHLSEFTMLEWYRAQADYQVLMAETEELVRAAAGSESTDYRGHKIDLSPPWERITVRDAFRRYTDTTAEAALADGSFDELMVERIEPHLGLTRPTFIYDYPAICSALARLKASDPTVAERFELYIGGLEIANAFSELIDPIEQRTRFEAEAAERAAQGKRTYPMPEKFLAALSGMPEAAGIALGLDRLVMVLINADSIDDVVAFTTEEL, from the coding sequence ATGCCGGGAAGTTGGCCACTGGCCAGGCGCTCACAGGCCCTGGCCCAGCGTGGCGCGATCTTCAACAGGATCAGGATGTTTTTCCATGAAAAGGGGTATCTCGAGGTCGAGACCCCTTTTCGCATACCTGCTCCCGCCCCCGAGGCACAGATCGACGCCATCCCCAGCGACGGCTGGTTCCTGCAGACCTCCCCGGAACTCTGCATGAAGCGCCTTCTGGCCGCGGGGTATCCGCGCATCTTCCAGATCTGCCGCTGCTGGCGGGATGGCGAGCGTGGCTCGCGCCACTTAAGCGAATTCACCATGCTCGAGTGGTACCGCGCACAGGCGGACTACCAGGTCCTCATGGCCGAGACCGAGGAACTGGTCCGTGCCGCCGCCGGGAGCGAAAGCACCGACTACCGCGGCCACAAGATCGACCTCTCGCCTCCATGGGAGCGGATCACGGTCCGCGACGCCTTCCGGCGCTACACCGACACCACTGCGGAAGCGGCTCTTGCCGACGGGAGCTTCGACGAGCTCATGGTGGAGCGCATCGAACCGCACCTGGGCCTCACGCGTCCCACCTTCATCTACGACTACCCCGCCATTTGCTCGGCCCTCGCGAGGCTCAAGGCGTCCGACCCCACGGTGGCGGAGCGCTTCGAGCTCTACATCGGCGGGCTCGAGATCGCGAACGCCTTCTCCGAACTGATCGACCCCATCGAGCAGCGTACCCGTTTCGAGGCGGAAGCAGCCGAGCGTGCAGCGCAGGGGAAGCGGACCTACCCGATGCCTGAGAAGTTTCTCGCCGCACTGTCCGGGATGCCTGAGGCCGCCGGCATCGCCCTCGGGCTCGACCGCCTGGTCATGGTGCTCATTAACGCCGACAGCATCGACGACGTCGTCGCCTTCACCACGGAAGAACTCTAG
- the efp gene encoding elongation factor P has product MYTAADLRKGLKIAIDNEPYIITHFDFAKPGKGQALYRTKLKNMITGSTLDRTYRSGETFEPAQLEDRKMQYLYKEDDHYCFMDNTTYEQIHISEDAMGDAKNYLIDNLPVDVLLFREKAIGVEVPNFVNLRVVQTDPWVKGDTSGSDSKPATVETGYVLRVPPFIEEGELITIDTRTGEYSTRVKG; this is encoded by the coding sequence ATGTACACTGCAGCCGATCTGAGAAAAGGCCTGAAGATCGCCATCGACAACGAGCCGTACATCATCACCCACTTCGACTTCGCGAAGCCGGGCAAGGGTCAGGCGCTCTACCGCACCAAGCTGAAGAACATGATCACCGGCTCTACCCTGGACCGCACCTACCGCTCCGGCGAGACCTTCGAGCCCGCGCAGCTCGAGGATCGCAAGATGCAGTACCTCTACAAGGAAGACGACCACTACTGCTTCATGGACAACACCACCTACGAGCAGATCCACATCAGCGAAGACGCCATGGGCGACGCCAAAAACTACCTGATCGACAACCTCCCAGTTGACGTGCTCCTCTTCAGGGAGAAGGCGATCGGCGTCGAGGTTCCCAACTTCGTCAACCTCCGCGTCGTGCAGACCGACCCGTGGGTCAAAGGCGACACCTCCGGCAGCGACTCCAAGCCCGCCACCGTCGAGACCGGCTACGTCCTGCGCGTACCGCCGTTCATCGAAGAAGGCGAGCTGATCACCATCGACACCCGTACCGGCGAGTACTCCACCAGGGTGAAGGGGTAA
- the infA gene encoding translation initiation factor IF-1, with product MSKEEAIEVEGTVIEPLPNAMFKVKLENDHIVLAHISGKMRKFFIKILPGDKVTVELSPYDLSRGRITYRAK from the coding sequence ATGAGCAAGGAAGAAGCAATTGAAGTCGAAGGGACGGTCATAGAGCCGCTTCCCAACGCTATGTTTAAGGTGAAGCTGGAAAACGACCACATCGTGCTGGCACACATCTCCGGCAAGATGAGGAAGTTCTTCATCAAGATCCTGCCGGGCGACAAGGTCACCGTAGAGCTTTCCCCCTACGACCTGAGCCGCGGCCGCATCACCTATCGCGCCAAGTAG
- the rlmD gene encoding 23S rRNA (uracil(1939)-C(5))-methyltransferase RlmD, whose product MTEHEVSIESLCYGGAGFARLDGKACFVPFTAPGDIARVRVVKEKRSFVEAELLELVTASPLRIEPSCPVFGACGGCDWQFLSYAEQLATKGTIFTDTLSRIGKVPREVVLPVSPSPECYGYRSRVQLKVSRHKGALRLGFFRTGSHDIVDFGAGCPLAHELLNRMADEFRSLLSRLPRGEAVQQLDLAMGDDGEGIAILHCREARPEQVAVELAAARDLIPSVSGAYVKGGAKGELIRAFGIDSLSYRIPADLFPGSRELRLRFSRGGFSQVNYRQNLELIRTVWEWAALTGKERVLDLYCGNGNISIPLAPHAAEVFGVEGFAPSIQDAVANAEANGVENVSFQVSDASLAVRRLAKRKERFDVVVLDPPRAGAEAAAELAQLEPERIIYVSCDPTTLARDLAQLQGAAYRVTRSKPVDMFPQTYHLESVTELIRM is encoded by the coding sequence ATGACTGAGCACGAGGTCTCCATAGAGAGCCTTTGCTACGGCGGTGCCGGGTTTGCACGCCTAGACGGCAAGGCCTGTTTCGTACCTTTCACCGCGCCTGGGGACATCGCCCGCGTCCGCGTCGTGAAGGAGAAGCGCTCCTTCGTGGAGGCCGAGCTGCTCGAACTGGTGACGGCCTCCCCGTTGCGTATCGAGCCGTCCTGCCCGGTGTTTGGCGCCTGCGGCGGCTGCGACTGGCAGTTCCTCTCCTACGCCGAGCAGTTGGCGACAAAGGGGACTATCTTCACCGACACCTTGAGCCGCATCGGCAAGGTGCCGCGCGAGGTGGTCCTCCCGGTTTCCCCCTCGCCGGAGTGCTACGGCTACCGCTCGAGGGTCCAGTTGAAGGTCTCCCGGCACAAGGGCGCATTGAGGCTTGGTTTCTTCCGCACCGGTTCCCACGACATCGTCGACTTCGGCGCCGGGTGCCCCCTGGCTCACGAGCTTTTGAACCGGATGGCGGATGAGTTCCGCTCTCTCTTGTCGCGGCTGCCCCGCGGCGAGGCGGTACAGCAACTCGATCTCGCCATGGGCGACGACGGGGAGGGGATCGCCATCCTGCACTGCCGCGAGGCGCGGCCGGAACAGGTGGCTGTGGAGCTTGCCGCCGCACGCGACCTTATCCCATCCGTATCGGGAGCGTACGTGAAGGGGGGGGCGAAGGGCGAGCTCATCCGCGCCTTCGGCATCGATTCCCTGAGCTACCGTATACCCGCCGACCTGTTTCCGGGATCACGGGAGCTGCGCCTTCGTTTCAGTCGCGGCGGCTTCTCCCAGGTTAACTACCGGCAGAACCTAGAGCTCATCCGCACCGTCTGGGAGTGGGCGGCCCTCACCGGCAAGGAACGGGTGCTCGATCTTTACTGTGGCAACGGCAACATCTCCATCCCGCTGGCCCCTCACGCCGCCGAGGTCTTCGGGGTGGAGGGATTCGCTCCCTCGATCCAGGATGCGGTGGCCAACGCAGAGGCGAACGGCGTCGAGAACGTCTCGTTCCAGGTGAGCGACGCATCACTCGCGGTCCGTCGTCTGGCGAAGCGCAAGGAGAGGTTCGACGTAGTTGTGCTCGACCCGCCGCGCGCTGGGGCCGAAGCCGCCGCCGAACTGGCTCAGCTCGAACCGGAACGGATCATCTACGTCTCCTGCGACCCGACGACCCTCGCGCGCGATCTCGCGCAGCTGCAGGGCGCCGCATACCGGGTCACGCGGTCCAAGCCGGTCGACATGTTTCCGCAGACGTATCACCTAGAAAGCGTTACCGAACTCATTCGGATGTGA
- a CDS encoding tetratricopeptide repeat protein, translated as MFFGLFGKKDFRHYQNQGAKHLAAERFADARVDFQEALRLCPADAAQEAAAIQEGLDHACDRLGELNLQEGEHALRAGEAQKAYDHFRLAADLAVDRGLKSRAEAEALKLEQPAPAAAPAAGAAAGAGAGAGAAAAPAGVGNYKPHSGGSCTSCKGHGGHHHEEPAPMEMSLSEEDQFYLMVQPLPGDLPGRYAAMGPKFARAYLLIHEGNDRDAFTILQEMLLSGENDIVLYEVALIMFRGGQIHESEKLLNRALALNPQNAAVYLALVQLYAGGGAYPQAMAVVEKMLELDILADQAQFMLGELHETTGNTERAMELWTKSLEYPSVARSAAERLIPILNGQGRTDDVKFLTKKYLKGCC; from the coding sequence ATGTTTTTCGGACTGTTCGGCAAGAAGGATTTTCGTCACTACCAGAACCAGGGTGCCAAGCACCTCGCGGCGGAGCGTTTCGCCGATGCGCGCGTCGATTTTCAGGAAGCGCTGAGGCTTTGCCCTGCTGATGCCGCTCAGGAGGCTGCCGCGATCCAGGAAGGTCTCGACCATGCTTGCGATCGTCTGGGCGAGTTGAACCTCCAGGAAGGGGAGCACGCGCTCAGGGCGGGCGAGGCGCAGAAAGCGTACGACCACTTCCGCCTTGCCGCCGATCTCGCCGTCGACCGCGGCCTCAAGTCGCGCGCCGAGGCCGAGGCCCTGAAACTGGAGCAGCCTGCTCCCGCCGCCGCTCCCGCGGCCGGTGCTGCTGCCGGTGCCGGTGCCGGTGCCGGTGCTGCTGCGGCTCCGGCCGGCGTCGGCAACTACAAGCCGCACAGCGGCGGTTCCTGCACGAGCTGCAAGGGGCACGGCGGGCACCACCACGAGGAGCCGGCCCCCATGGAAATGAGCCTCTCCGAGGAGGACCAGTTCTACCTCATGGTCCAGCCGCTCCCCGGCGACCTCCCGGGACGCTACGCCGCCATGGGTCCGAAATTTGCCCGTGCCTACCTTCTGATTCATGAGGGTAACGACCGCGACGCTTTCACAATTTTGCAGGAAATGTTGTTATCTGGTGAAAATGACATTGTATTATACGAAGTGGCACTTATAATGTTCAGGGGCGGCCAAATTCATGAGAGCGAAAAGCTCCTGAATCGTGCTCTCGCCCTCAACCCGCAGAACGCTGCGGTGTACCTCGCGCTGGTCCAGCTTTACGCAGGCGGCGGGGCTTATCCGCAGGCCATGGCGGTCGTGGAAAAGATGCTCGAGCTTGACATCCTCGCCGACCAGGCCCAGTTCATGCTGGGCGAGTTGCACGAAACAACGGGCAACACCGAGCGCGCCATGGAGCTTTGGACCAAGTCGCTCGAGTATCCGAGCGTGGCGCGTTCCGCCGCTGAAAGGCTCATTCCGATTCTCAACGGGCAGGGACGCACCGACGACGTGAAGTTCCTGACCAAAAAATATTTAAAGGGTTGTTGTTAA
- a CDS encoding HU family DNA-binding protein → MNKSELIESLAARKTLSFKKAEEVVNAVFASMTEALLSGDRIEIRGFGSFVVKEYDAYTGRNPKTGESIAVKAKKLPFFKVGKELKEKVSG, encoded by the coding sequence ATGAACAAATCAGAACTCATTGAATCTCTCGCTGCCAGAAAGACCCTCTCCTTCAAGAAAGCCGAGGAGGTGGTCAACGCGGTCTTCGCTTCGATGACCGAAGCCCTGCTATCCGGTGACCGGATCGAGATCAGGGGCTTTGGAAGCTTCGTGGTGAAAGAGTACGACGCCTATACCGGAAGGAACCCCAAGACAGGCGAATCCATTGCAGTAAAGGCCAAGAAGCTTCCTTTCTTCAAGGTCGGCAAGGAACTGAAGGAAAAGGTCTCCGGTTAG
- a CDS encoding Na/Pi cotransporter family protein: MFPTFWSYIVEALGGLALFILGMRTMSEGLQKVTGERLRRILERTTGNRLTAPLLGSCLASLLQSGPAASVLVVGFVNAGLLSLYQALGVLLGTGIGTTLAIQFIAFRVSALGLPAIALGVFFSFFSRSRRLSNLGRMLLGIGLVFFGLSILEGACLPLSESAIIAGLHQTLPSLRLVAVLIGALLTFVVQSGSATLGIVIALASAGVLSYDSAIAMVIGEVAGAALIPLIASIGGSQTAKRAVIIYLGISWGAIALALIFFPLFLRLVAQVSPGDLTLLHQGAPPEAVVQAMRPHIARHLANAHTIFTVASLLVFLPTIGFFARSAETLLPTRRSESEPRPRFIDVRVIKTPTIALVQAWNELARMGSIAASMYADLVSEFDGFNPKVAAAVRNKEVVLDVLHRDMSQFLVALSRETLSLERAMEIPAMLELVNEIEQVGDHIEAVLNYLMRKKEERLRFSSSAMDELKRFAARVGAVVQLCEAVLKGEDAPDVTPLKLEIASLESELQTSHLRRLKSGKCSIVSGLLYGDMIASFSKIAQLGFSMINEKKGITP, encoded by the coding sequence ATGTTTCCCACCTTTTGGTCGTATATCGTAGAGGCCCTCGGCGGGCTCGCGCTCTTCATCCTCGGCATGCGGACCATGTCGGAGGGGCTGCAAAAGGTCACCGGAGAGCGCCTGCGCCGCATCCTCGAGCGCACCACCGGAAACCGCCTCACCGCCCCTTTGCTCGGCAGTTGTCTCGCATCGCTGCTCCAGTCCGGCCCGGCTGCGTCCGTGCTCGTGGTCGGCTTCGTGAACGCAGGTCTTCTCTCGCTCTACCAGGCCCTGGGCGTACTGCTCGGCACCGGTATCGGCACCACGCTCGCCATCCAGTTCATCGCCTTCCGGGTCTCCGCACTCGGGCTGCCGGCCATCGCCCTCGGCGTCTTCTTCAGCTTCTTTTCGCGCAGCAGGAGACTCTCCAATCTCGGCCGGATGCTCCTCGGCATCGGTCTCGTCTTCTTCGGTCTTTCCATCCTGGAGGGGGCCTGCCTGCCGCTCAGCGAGAGCGCCATCATCGCGGGGCTGCACCAGACGCTTCCTTCGCTTCGCCTGGTGGCGGTCCTTATCGGCGCGCTCCTCACCTTCGTGGTGCAGTCCGGCAGCGCCACCCTCGGTATCGTAATAGCACTCGCCTCGGCCGGCGTTCTCTCCTATGATTCCGCCATCGCCATGGTGATAGGCGAAGTGGCTGGCGCCGCGCTCATTCCGCTCATCGCCTCGATCGGCGGCAGCCAGACCGCGAAACGGGCGGTGATCATCTACCTCGGCATCAGTTGGGGCGCCATCGCCCTCGCGCTCATCTTTTTCCCGCTTTTTCTGCGCCTGGTCGCCCAGGTCTCGCCCGGTGATCTGACCCTTTTGCACCAGGGCGCTCCGCCCGAGGCCGTGGTGCAGGCCATGCGCCCGCACATAGCCCGGCACCTGGCCAACGCGCATACCATTTTCACCGTCGCGTCGCTTCTCGTGTTTCTCCCCACCATCGGCTTTTTCGCCCGCTCCGCCGAGACGCTGCTCCCGACCAGACGCTCCGAGAGCGAGCCGAGGCCCCGCTTCATCGACGTCCGGGTGATCAAGACGCCGACCATCGCCCTCGTGCAGGCCTGGAACGAACTGGCCCGCATGGGGAGCATCGCCGCCTCGATGTACGCCGACCTCGTTTCCGAGTTCGACGGCTTCAACCCCAAGGTCGCCGCCGCGGTACGCAACAAGGAAGTGGTTCTCGACGTCCTGCACCGCGACATGTCCCAGTTCCTGGTGGCCCTCTCGCGCGAGACCCTCTCGCTTGAGCGCGCCATGGAAATCCCGGCCATGCTGGAGCTCGTGAACGAGATCGAACAGGTGGGGGACCATATCGAAGCGGTGCTCAACTACCTGATGCGCAAGAAGGAAGAGCGGCTTCGTTTTTCGTCAAGCGCGATGGACGAGTTGAAGCGTTTCGCGGCGCGGGTGGGCGCCGTGGTCCAACTCTGCGAGGCGGTCCTGAAGGGAGAGGACGCCCCCGACGTGACCCCACTCAAACTCGAGATCGCTTCGCTGGAAAGCGAGCTGCAGACAAGTCACCTGCGCCGTCTGAAAAGCGGCAAGTGCAGCATTGTCTCCGGGCTTTTGTACGGCGACATGATCGCCTCGTTCTCCAAGATCGCCCAACTCGGATTCTCCATGATCAACGAAAAGAAAGGAATAACCCCATGA
- a CDS encoding Ppx/GppA phosphatase family protein — protein MTDKVASIDLGTNTARLLIASRDPYRQILLKRIITRLGGGFTREFGLSEEAQLRSLAALKEFAADMAAHGVRRVRAVATSAVRDAKNGAEFCRRVQEETGITLEVIDGNEEAILTLRGVASILDNKDEDLAVFDVGGGSTEYTLAALQQPLFSRSLPIGVVRLTEGKGSVAAMEEKVRRELEGLKRELQGEGHLERFAAATLVGTAGTATTLAAIDLGMTDYDYRRVNNYTLPLAKVEAMFERLLPLTPQERLRVPGLEPGREDLIVAGMLVVLTTMRVFGFGSFKVSDSGLLEGAILGV, from the coding sequence ATGACCGACAAAGTAGCCTCCATCGACCTCGGCACCAACACCGCGCGCCTCCTGATCGCCAGCCGGGATCCCTACCGCCAGATCCTGCTCAAGAGGATCATCACCAGGCTCGGGGGGGGCTTCACCAGGGAGTTCGGGCTCTCGGAAGAGGCGCAATTGCGCTCGCTTGCAGCACTCAAGGAATTTGCCGCCGACATGGCGGCGCACGGCGTCCGTCGCGTGAGAGCCGTGGCGACTTCCGCGGTCCGCGACGCCAAAAACGGCGCGGAGTTCTGTCGTCGTGTGCAGGAAGAAACCGGCATCACCCTCGAGGTGATCGATGGCAACGAGGAGGCCATCCTCACCCTCAGGGGGGTCGCATCCATCCTCGACAACAAGGACGAGGATCTCGCCGTTTTCGACGTTGGAGGGGGGAGTACCGAGTACACGCTGGCGGCGCTGCAGCAGCCGCTGTTCTCGCGCAGCCTCCCGATCGGGGTGGTGCGTCTAACGGAAGGGAAGGGGAGCGTCGCCGCCATGGAGGAGAAGGTCAGACGCGAGCTTGAAGGGCTCAAAAGGGAACTTCAGGGGGAGGGGCACCTGGAGCGTTTTGCCGCCGCAACCCTGGTCGGCACCGCCGGCACCGCTACAACCTTGGCCGCCATCGACCTCGGTATGACCGACTACGATTACCGCCGGGTGAACAACTACACCCTGCCGCTTGCGAAGGTCGAGGCGATGTTCGAGCGGCTGCTTCCCCTGACGCCTCAGGAGCGCCTCCGGGTGCCGGGCCTTGAGCCGGGCAGGGAGGATCTCATCGTCGCCGGTATGCTGGTGGTGCTGACCACCATGCGCGTCTTCGGTTTCGGTAGCTTCAAGGTGAGCGATTCCGGACTGCTGGAAGGGGCGATCCTCGGGGTCTAG
- a CDS encoding sensor domain-containing diguanylate cyclase, producing the protein MHLSSASYLKIIEELRDGLYIVDMNRRIVFWNHAAERISGYGADEVVGKPCADNILCHVDDIGLNLCCSECPLATTIESGTPHEARVFLHHKNGHRLPVLVRVVPLTDDDGKVIGGVEMFSDDSFTAANEMRLQELEKLALLDGLTQLANRRYLDRELEARLEELNRYDIPFGVLFMDLDDFKCINDRYGHDTGDRVLQFVAGTLSANSRPFDLYGRWGGEEFVGIVRNVTAANLKHMGQRLRKLVEKSFLLVDDVHLRVTISIGATMALKTDTLQTLLQRSDSLMYQSKTSGKNRLSIG; encoded by the coding sequence ATGCATCTCAGCAGCGCTTCATACTTAAAAATCATCGAAGAGCTGCGGGACGGACTGTACATCGTCGACATGAACCGGAGGATCGTCTTCTGGAACCATGCCGCGGAAAGGATCTCCGGCTACGGCGCGGATGAGGTAGTCGGGAAGCCGTGTGCAGACAACATTCTCTGCCACGTCGACGATATAGGCCTAAACCTCTGCTGCAGTGAATGTCCCCTCGCGACCACCATAGAATCCGGCACTCCGCACGAAGCGCGCGTCTTTCTGCACCACAAAAACGGTCACCGGCTGCCGGTCTTGGTCCGGGTCGTGCCGCTCACCGACGACGACGGCAAGGTAATCGGCGGCGTCGAGATGTTCTCCGACGACAGCTTTACCGCGGCCAACGAGATGCGGCTGCAGGAGCTGGAAAAACTGGCCCTCTTGGATGGACTCACCCAGCTTGCCAACCGCCGTTACCTGGACCGTGAGCTCGAGGCCCGCCTTGAGGAACTTAACCGCTACGACATCCCCTTCGGCGTCCTGTTCATGGACCTGGACGACTTCAAGTGCATCAACGACCGCTACGGGCACGATACCGGCGACCGGGTACTGCAGTTCGTCGCCGGTACGCTGAGCGCCAACTCCCGCCCCTTCGACCTTTACGGGCGTTGGGGAGGCGAGGAGTTCGTCGGCATCGTACGAAACGTCACCGCCGCGAACCTCAAACACATGGGGCAGCGCCTGCGCAAGCTCGTCGAGAAGTCCTTTCTCCTGGTAGATGACGTGCATCTGCGCGTCACCATCTCCATCGGCGCCACCATGGCGCTCAAAACCGACACGCTGCAAACCCTCCTGCAGCGCTCAGATTCCCTAATGTACCAGAGCAAGACGTCCGGCAAAAACCGGCTCAGCATCGGGTAG